From the Metamycoplasma hominis ATCC 23114 genome, one window contains:
- the tig gene encoding trigger factor, whose protein sequence is MSRTLNKKESELTIEYTIQGEQWENAKEKARKALRANVQIDGFRKGHVPAFEADKRINPIEVYQKALDSILDNIYKEQIISQITKDDEIVGHANLRIKDINEEKAEISFVFPLFPEVKLGDYKKLGVKLGSCELTKKDLNDAKSQIASNYVVMLDSKEPIKEKDQVNFNFKGFIDGKPFDGGEAENFDLVIGSKQFIPGFEDKMIGLKAGEEKDLDLVFPEDYHAKNLAGKSVVFHVKINFVKTPNYPTIDDNFVKEINLPNVKNVAEFEEYVKFIALKNKLANVKNEFINEAVKKLSEQSEVSLSESLVEEEADKYYQNFLNNLKQQQITEKDYYEFSKSTKEESLNVFKKQAQINLKQMFVLGAIAKAESLKVTLEDYEKEVEKLAKTYGLAPEHVKQILKFENVENNLINERISEILLKENDTKAFENFDKLLKEVEEYEAKQTQAIVDEAKRKREEAEKIAKESKENIDEQK, encoded by the coding sequence ATGTCAAGAACATTAAATAAAAAAGAATCAGAATTAACTATTGAATATACAATTCAAGGTGAACAATGAGAAAATGCTAAAGAAAAAGCAAGAAAAGCATTAAGAGCCAATGTTCAAATCGATGGTTTTAGAAAAGGCCACGTTCCCGCTTTTGAAGCTGATAAAAGAATAAATCCAATTGAAGTTTATCAAAAAGCATTGGATAGTATTTTAGATAATATTTATAAAGAACAAATAATTAGCCAAATAACCAAAGATGACGAAATTGTTGGACATGCAAATTTAAGAATTAAAGATATAAATGAAGAAAAAGCAGAAATTTCATTTGTATTTCCACTTTTCCCAGAAGTTAAATTGGGAGATTACAAAAAATTGGGTGTTAAATTAGGATCATGTGAATTAACTAAAAAAGATTTAAATGATGCAAAATCACAAATAGCTTCAAACTATGTAGTTATGCTAGATTCTAAAGAACCAATTAAAGAAAAAGATCAAGTAAACTTTAATTTCAAAGGCTTTATTGACGGAAAACCATTTGATGGCGGAGAAGCTGAAAACTTTGATTTAGTAATTGGATCTAAACAATTTATTCCAGGCTTTGAAGACAAAATGATTGGCCTAAAAGCAGGAGAAGAAAAAGATTTAGATTTAGTATTTCCAGAAGATTATCATGCTAAGAATTTAGCAGGAAAATCTGTTGTTTTCCATGTAAAAATAAATTTTGTTAAAACTCCAAATTATCCAACAATCGATGATAATTTTGTAAAGGAAATTAATTTGCCAAATGTTAAAAACGTTGCTGAATTTGAAGAATATGTAAAATTTATTGCTTTAAAGAACAAATTAGCAAATGTTAAAAATGAATTTATTAATGAAGCAGTTAAAAAATTATCAGAACAATCAGAAGTTTCTTTATCAGAATCATTAGTTGAAGAAGAGGCAGATAAATACTATCAAAATTTCCTTAACAATTTAAAACAACAACAAATTACTGAAAAAGATTATTACGAATTTTCAAAGAGCACAAAAGAAGAATCATTAAATGTATTTAAAAAACAAGCCCAAATAAACTTAAAACAAATGTTTGTATTAGGTGCTATTGCCAAAGCTGAATCTTTAAAAGTAACATTAGAAGATTATGAAAAAGAAGTTGAAAAATTGGCAAAAACATACGGCTTAGCTCCTGAACATGTAAAACAAATTTTGAAATTTGAAAATGTTGAAAATAATTTAATTAATGAAAGAATTAGCGAAATTTTACTAAAAGAAAATGACACAAAAGCATTTGAAAACTTTGACAAACTATTAAAAGAAGTCGAAGAATATGAAGCTAAACAAACTCAAGCTATTGTAGATGAAGCTAAACGTAAAAGAGAAGAAGCAGAAAAAATAGCTAAAGAATCAAAAGAAAACATTGACGAACAAAAATAA
- a CDS encoding bis(5'-nucleosyl)-tetraphosphatase produces MKKEKSCGAIIFKEENDNLFVLLVEQTAGHWGFPKGHVEKNETEEETAIREVKEETNIDIKLLKGFREVNKYIIGKLISKEVVYFIAKPTSFDLIKQDSEIKVVEWQDTTNALLYRITYESDCEILKKAVEFYCEYITKNNGF; encoded by the coding sequence ATGAAAAAAGAGAAGTCGTGTGGCGCTATTATTTTCAAAGAAGAAAATGATAATCTTTTTGTTTTATTAGTTGAACAAACAGCAGGCCATTGAGGGTTCCCAAAAGGCCATGTTGAAAAAAACGAAACAGAAGAGGAAACCGCGATTAGAGAAGTAAAAGAAGAAACTAACATAGATATAAAATTGCTCAAAGGTTTTAGAGAAGTCAATAAATATATTATTGGAAAATTAATATCTAAAGAAGTTGTTTATTTTATTGCTAAGCCAACATCTTTTGATTTAATTAAGCAAGATAGTGAAATTAAGGTAGTTGAATGGCAAGATACAACAAATGCATTGTTATATCGCATAACATACGAAAGTGATTGTGAAATATTGAAAAAGGCTGTTGAATTTTATTGCGAATATATAACAAAAAATAACGGGTTTTAA
- the secA gene encoding preprotein translocase subunit SecA, with translation MKIFEFKSTEMRIAEATLKRINALEPEISKLSNEELQQKTIEFKSRLKAGETPEQIRPETFAVCREATKRILGKRPFDVQMIGGIILDLGSVAEMKTGEGKTITSIAPIYLNAITGQSVIVSTVNEYLAERDAQEMGQVFNFLGLSVGINKSQMSSELKREAYACDIVYSVHSELGFDYLRDNMAMSKEEKVQRGLDFILLDEVDSILIDEAKTPLIISGGDNDESNLYTIADLFVRTLSQDDYFIDEETKSVYLTDKGIEKANKYFNFKNLYDIENSELVHRIQNALRAHKVMKLDVEYIVRNDKIELVDSFTGRIMEGRAYSEGLQQAIQAKERVEIESETKTLATITYQNFFRLFKKISGMTGTAKTEEKEFIDIYNMRVNVVPTNKPIARFDDKDEIYVDMHSKWKAVTAEVKRVYKKKQPILIGTAQVEDSEILHEYLLSEGIPHTVLNAKQDASEAEIISKAGQVGAVTIATNMAGRGTDIKPSKEALELGGLYVLGTEKAESRRIDNQLKGRSGRQGDVGYTKFFLSLDDQLILRFSVQDHWKEIFKEYGEDPIPGEAIRKAFLRAQKKIEGFNFDNRKSVLNFDDVIRQQRDLIYEQRDLILNRDDLGTIIRKMISVAAEKTVNNPFFIKNNSLDLIEFVKHLNNNFMILTNKEFSVEELVEYDREELIQYLIETWNKCYDQLRQNIIDKYGISSLINSERNIILSVFDAAWQDHINIMDRLRRSTNLVQYSQKNPYQVYTQLGSKKFKELTGRIALECTINLMNNYDAIPSTNTDVDLSWLTNAFEEKTDMAQTTSKNQQALEFINYLLKSERDHLIKEGLNEQEVDDKLKEVERSILKEFQFQLASLQTNEEKK, from the coding sequence ATGAAAATATTTGAATTTAAATCAACTGAAATGAGAATTGCAGAGGCAACCCTTAAGAGGATAAATGCTTTAGAACCAGAAATATCAAAATTAAGCAACGAGGAATTGCAACAAAAAACTATAGAGTTTAAGTCGCGTTTAAAAGCAGGAGAAACGCCAGAACAAATTAGACCTGAAACGTTTGCTGTTTGTAGAGAAGCAACAAAACGTATTTTAGGCAAAAGACCATTTGATGTTCAAATGATAGGCGGAATAATTTTAGATTTAGGTTCTGTAGCAGAAATGAAAACCGGTGAAGGTAAAACTATTACTTCTATAGCACCAATTTATTTAAACGCAATTACTGGTCAATCTGTTATTGTTTCAACAGTTAATGAATATCTAGCAGAACGTGATGCTCAAGAAATGGGGCAAGTTTTTAACTTTTTAGGTTTAAGTGTTGGAATAAACAAATCTCAAATGTCAAGTGAGTTGAAAAGAGAAGCATATGCTTGCGATATTGTTTATTCTGTTCATTCTGAATTGGGTTTTGATTATTTACGCGACAATATGGCAATGAGTAAAGAAGAAAAAGTTCAACGCGGGCTTGATTTTATTTTACTAGATGAGGTAGATTCAATATTGATTGATGAAGCAAAAACTCCTTTAATTATTTCAGGCGGTGATAATGACGAAAGCAATTTGTATACAATTGCAGATTTGTTTGTAAGAACATTAAGTCAAGATGATTATTTTATTGATGAAGAAACAAAATCTGTTTATCTAACAGATAAAGGAATTGAAAAAGCTAATAAATATTTCAATTTTAAAAATCTTTATGATATAGAAAATTCTGAACTTGTTCATAGAATTCAAAATGCTTTAAGAGCACATAAAGTAATGAAATTAGATGTTGAATATATTGTTAGAAACGACAAAATTGAATTAGTTGATTCCTTCACAGGTAGAATAATGGAAGGAAGAGCTTATTCAGAAGGATTGCAACAAGCAATTCAAGCAAAAGAACGCGTTGAAATTGAATCAGAAACCAAAACATTAGCAACAATTACTTATCAAAATTTTTTCCGTCTATTTAAAAAAATAAGTGGTATGACAGGAACAGCAAAAACAGAAGAAAAAGAATTTATTGATATTTATAATATGAGGGTCAATGTTGTTCCAACAAATAAACCAATAGCTAGATTTGATGATAAAGATGAAATCTATGTTGATATGCACAGCAAATGAAAGGCAGTTACTGCAGAGGTTAAACGTGTTTATAAAAAGAAACAACCAATATTAATAGGAACTGCTCAAGTTGAAGATTCTGAAATATTGCATGAATATTTGCTATCTGAAGGCATACCTCATACAGTTTTAAATGCAAAGCAAGATGCTTCAGAAGCAGAAATTATTTCTAAAGCAGGACAAGTAGGAGCAGTTACAATTGCCACAAACATGGCCGGACGTGGAACAGATATCAAACCTTCAAAAGAAGCACTAGAATTAGGTGGATTGTATGTTTTAGGTACTGAAAAAGCTGAATCAAGAAGAATTGATAATCAACTAAAAGGACGTTCTGGCCGTCAAGGAGATGTAGGATATACAAAATTCTTTTTATCATTAGATGACCAATTAATTTTGCGTTTTTCAGTTCAAGATCACTGAAAAGAAATTTTCAAAGAATATGGCGAAGATCCAATTCCTGGTGAAGCAATTAGAAAGGCCTTTTTGAGGGCTCAAAAAAAGATTGAAGGGTTTAACTTTGATAATAGAAAAAGCGTCCTAAATTTTGATGACGTAATTAGACAACAACGTGATTTAATTTATGAACAACGTGATCTAATTTTAAATAGAGATGATCTTGGAACAATAATTAGAAAAATGATATCAGTTGCAGCAGAAAAAACAGTAAATAACCCATTCTTTATAAAAAACAATAGTTTGGATTTAATAGAATTTGTAAAGCATCTAAATAACAATTTTATGATTTTAACAAACAAAGAATTTAGTGTTGAAGAATTAGTTGAATATGATCGTGAAGAATTAATTCAATACTTAATTGAAACCTGAAATAAATGTTATGACCAACTAAGACAAAATATCATTGATAAATATGGGATATCTTCATTAATAAATTCTGAAAGAAATATAATATTAAGCGTTTTTGATGCTGCGTGACAAGATCATATTAATATAATGGACAGATTAAGAAGAAGTACAAATTTAGTTCAATATTCTCAAAAGAACCCATATCAAGTTTACACTCAATTGGGTTCAAAGAAATTCAAAGAATTAACAGGCAGAATTGCTTTGGAATGCACAATTAATTTAATGAATAATTACGACGCAATACCTTCAACAAATACTGATGTTGATTTATCATGGTTAACAAATGCTTTTGAAGAAAAAACAGATATGGCTCAAACAACTTCAAAGAACCAGCAAGCTCTTGAATTTATCAATTATTTATTGAAGTCAGAACGTGATCATTTGATTAAAGAAGGTTTAAACGAACAAGAAGTGGATGATAAACTAAAGGAAGTGGAAAGATCAATATTAAAAGAGTTCCAATTCCAACTTGCTTCTTTGCAAACTAATGAAGAAAAAAAATAA